The following proteins are encoded in a genomic region of Nicotiana sylvestris chromosome 4, ASM39365v2, whole genome shotgun sequence:
- the LOC104235383 gene encoding G-type lectin S-receptor-like serine/threonine-protein kinase At4g27290 isoform X1 yields MESFLLMLQFLLQILLCAFLCSISSAKDTITSSDFLTDGKTITSSDGSFEMGFFSPGSFTNNLYVGIWYKHDLPDKSVVWVANRAIPLNNTTGVMLKIIDPGRLALLAASNTIMWCTNTSRPLAVKNPVAQLLNSGNLIVRDANDSEPENFMWQSFDYPTDTLLPGMKLGKNFVTGQEFYLSSWKNEYDPAPGEYTFHCDPTGYPQDVMRKGKVKVFSGGPWNGLRWSGVPGLTKNPIYTFRLDFDEKKAFYSFMLQDSYVISKLTLNNHGMLKRWTWDEKRQEWHVYLASPADTCDNYGTCGAYGSCNIILSPVCSCLDKFVPKHPRNWAKTNWSGGCVRRTPLNCQNGDGFLKYSGIKLPDTQYSWFDVSMTLQECKRACLKNCSCVAYSNLDIRNGGSGCLLWYGDLIDIRELPGGQDIYIRMATSELGSRKKTKLLVLSLSLFIGVAVVGLTIGLYTWTKKNKRKLNLKDDDLDLPLFALSTITKATSNFSAENKLGEGGFGSVYKGILEGGQEIAIKRLSKSSSQGVNEFKNEVICIAKLQHRNLVKLIGCCVGGEEKMLVYEFMPNRSLDFFIFDEKKSTILNWPKRFNIINGIARGLLYLHQDSRLRIIHRDLKASNILLDTDMNPKISDFGIARTVIGNETSANTHHVVGTHGYMSPEYVVDGVFSIKSDVFSFGVLVLEIISGRRNRGFSHGSRNINLLGHAWRLYKEGRTLELIDVHLTDSCYFSELLRLIHVALLCVQQRPEDRPDMSAVVMILANDAVLPQAKEPGFFTGSKFTDSDYSSTKYTTNEVTITQLDPR; encoded by the exons ATGGAAAGTTTTCTGCTTATGCTTCAGTTCTTATTGCAGATATTATTATGTGCCTTCCTATGCTCTATATCTAGTGCAAAAGATACTATCACGTCATCTGACTTTCTAACAGATGGTAAAACCATCACTTCATCTGATGGAAGCTTTGAAATGGGATTTTTTTCCCCTGGTAGTTTCACGAATAATTTGTATGTTGGAATATGGTATAAGCATGATTTACCTGACAAGTCTGTGGTATGGGTTGCCAATAGAGCAATTCCACTCAACAATACAACAGGTGTTATGTTGAAAATCATCGATCCAGGGCGACTTGCTCTTCTCGCTGCTTCAAATACAATCATGTGGTGTACTAATACGTCGAGACCTTTGGCTGTGAAGAATCCAGTTGCACAGTTGTTGAATTCGGGGAATCTTATTGTAAGAGATGCAAATGATAGTGAACCTGAGAACTTCATGTGGCAGAGTTTTGATTATCCTACAGATACACTCTTACCGGGCATGAAGCTTGGTAAGAACTTTGTGACTGGTCAAGAATTTTACCTCTCCTCGTGGAAGAATGAATATGATCCAGCTCCAGGAGAATATACATTTCATTGTGATCCTACTGGATATCCACAAGATGTCATGAGGAAAGGTAAAGTTAAGGTGTTCAGTGGCGGACCATGGAATGGTCTTCGCTGGAGTGGTGTACCAGGACTAACAAAAAATCCCATTTATACATTTAGGTTGGATTTCGATGAAAAGAAAGCATTTTACAGCTTCATGCTACAGGATAGTTATGTTATATCCAAATTAACCTTGAATAATCATGGTATGCTTAAGCGTTGGACGTGGGATGAGAAGAGACAGGAATGGCACGTTTACTTGGCATCACCAGCAGATACCTGTGACAATTACGGAACATGTGGTGCATATGGTAGTTGCAACATCATACTTTCTCCTGTATGTAGTTGCTTAGACAAGTTTGTGCCTAAACATCCAAGAAATTGGGCAAAGACAAACTGGTCCGGCGGGTGTGTTAGAAGGACACCCCTTAATTGCCAGAATGGAGATGGATTTCTCAAGTACTCTGGTATAAAACTTCCAGATACACAGTATTCTTGGTTTGATGTGAGTATGACACTCCAAGAGTGTAAACGAGCTTGCTTAAAGAACTGCTCTTGTGTGGCTTACTCAAATCTTGATATACGCAATGGTGGAAGTGGCTGTTTGCTTTGGTATGGTGATTTAATTGACATTCGAGAATTACCTGGAGGACAGGACATTTACATAAGGATGGCTACATCAGAGTTAG gcTCGAGGAAGAAAACGAAACTACTTGTGTTGAGTCTGTCGTTATTTATTGGAGTGGCTGTGGTTGGCTTGACTATAGGTTTGTATACTTGGACAAAGAAGAACAAGAGGAAGCTGAATTTGAAAGATGATGACCTAGACCTTCCACTGTTTGCCCTATCAACTATAACTAAAGCAACCTCTAATTTCTCAGCTGAGAACAAGCTTGGAGAAGGTGGATTTGGATCTGTTTACAAG GGGATCCTGGAGGGAGGACAAGAAATAGCTATAAAGAGGCTCTCAAAGTCTTCCTCGCAAGGAGTTAATGAGTTCAAGAATGAAGTTATTTGCATTGCCAAACTTCAGCATCGAAATCTTGTGAAGCTTATAGGTTGCTGCGTTGGAGGAGAAGAAAAAATGCTGGTCTATGAATTCATGCCCAACAGAAGTCTAGATTTCTTCATATTTG ATGAAAAGAAGAGCACGATACTCAACTGGCCTAAGCGCTTCAACATCATCAATGGAATTGCTAGAGGACTTCTGTATCTCCATCAAGATTCTCGGCTAAGAATTATCCACAGAGATCTTAAAGCTAGTAACATTCTGCTAGATACTGACATGAATCCCAAGATATCAGATTTTGGCATAGCTAGAACTGTGATAGGGAATGAGACTAGTGCTAATACACACCATGTGGTTGGGACACA TGGCTACATGTCCCCAGAGTATGTGGTCGATGGTGTTTTCTCAATTAAATCAGATGTATTTAGCTTTGGTGTGTTAGTGCTAGAGATAATCAGTGGCAGGAGGAACAGAGGATTTTCCCATGGAAGTCGCAATATCAACCTTCTCGGACAT GCGTGGAGACTTTACAAAGAAGGTAGAACATTGGAGCTAATTGATGTGCATCTAACAGATTCGTGTTATTTTTCTGAATTGCTACGGTTAATTCATGTCGCTCTGTTATGTGTACAACAACGTCCAGAAGACAGACCAGACATGTCTGCAGTTGTTATGATATTGGCTAATGACGCCGTTTTGCCTCAAGCTAAGGAACCTGGTTTTTTCACAGGAAGCAAATTTACTGATTCTGATTATTCTTCAACCAAATATACAACAAATGAAGTTACCATCACACAGTTAGATCCCCGGTAA
- the LOC104235383 gene encoding G-type lectin S-receptor-like serine/threonine-protein kinase At4g27290 isoform X2: MLKIIDPGRLALLAASNTIMWCTNTSRPLAVKNPVAQLLNSGNLIVRDANDSEPENFMWQSFDYPTDTLLPGMKLGKNFVTGQEFYLSSWKNEYDPAPGEYTFHCDPTGYPQDVMRKGKVKVFSGGPWNGLRWSGVPGLTKNPIYTFRLDFDEKKAFYSFMLQDSYVISKLTLNNHGMLKRWTWDEKRQEWHVYLASPADTCDNYGTCGAYGSCNIILSPVCSCLDKFVPKHPRNWAKTNWSGGCVRRTPLNCQNGDGFLKYSGIKLPDTQYSWFDVSMTLQECKRACLKNCSCVAYSNLDIRNGGSGCLLWYGDLIDIRELPGGQDIYIRMATSELGSRKKTKLLVLSLSLFIGVAVVGLTIGLYTWTKKNKRKLNLKDDDLDLPLFALSTITKATSNFSAENKLGEGGFGSVYKGILEGGQEIAIKRLSKSSSQGVNEFKNEVICIAKLQHRNLVKLIGCCVGGEEKMLVYEFMPNRSLDFFIFDEKKSTILNWPKRFNIINGIARGLLYLHQDSRLRIIHRDLKASNILLDTDMNPKISDFGIARTVIGNETSANTHHVVGTHGYMSPEYVVDGVFSIKSDVFSFGVLVLEIISGRRNRGFSHGSRNINLLGHAWRLYKEGRTLELIDVHLTDSCYFSELLRLIHVALLCVQQRPEDRPDMSAVVMILANDAVLPQAKEPGFFTGSKFTDSDYSSTKYTTNEVTITQLDPR; the protein is encoded by the exons ATGTTGAAAATCATCGATCCAGGGCGACTTGCTCTTCTCGCTGCTTCAAATACAATCATGTGGTGTACTAATACGTCGAGACCTTTGGCTGTGAAGAATCCAGTTGCACAGTTGTTGAATTCGGGGAATCTTATTGTAAGAGATGCAAATGATAGTGAACCTGAGAACTTCATGTGGCAGAGTTTTGATTATCCTACAGATACACTCTTACCGGGCATGAAGCTTGGTAAGAACTTTGTGACTGGTCAAGAATTTTACCTCTCCTCGTGGAAGAATGAATATGATCCAGCTCCAGGAGAATATACATTTCATTGTGATCCTACTGGATATCCACAAGATGTCATGAGGAAAGGTAAAGTTAAGGTGTTCAGTGGCGGACCATGGAATGGTCTTCGCTGGAGTGGTGTACCAGGACTAACAAAAAATCCCATTTATACATTTAGGTTGGATTTCGATGAAAAGAAAGCATTTTACAGCTTCATGCTACAGGATAGTTATGTTATATCCAAATTAACCTTGAATAATCATGGTATGCTTAAGCGTTGGACGTGGGATGAGAAGAGACAGGAATGGCACGTTTACTTGGCATCACCAGCAGATACCTGTGACAATTACGGAACATGTGGTGCATATGGTAGTTGCAACATCATACTTTCTCCTGTATGTAGTTGCTTAGACAAGTTTGTGCCTAAACATCCAAGAAATTGGGCAAAGACAAACTGGTCCGGCGGGTGTGTTAGAAGGACACCCCTTAATTGCCAGAATGGAGATGGATTTCTCAAGTACTCTGGTATAAAACTTCCAGATACACAGTATTCTTGGTTTGATGTGAGTATGACACTCCAAGAGTGTAAACGAGCTTGCTTAAAGAACTGCTCTTGTGTGGCTTACTCAAATCTTGATATACGCAATGGTGGAAGTGGCTGTTTGCTTTGGTATGGTGATTTAATTGACATTCGAGAATTACCTGGAGGACAGGACATTTACATAAGGATGGCTACATCAGAGTTAG gcTCGAGGAAGAAAACGAAACTACTTGTGTTGAGTCTGTCGTTATTTATTGGAGTGGCTGTGGTTGGCTTGACTATAGGTTTGTATACTTGGACAAAGAAGAACAAGAGGAAGCTGAATTTGAAAGATGATGACCTAGACCTTCCACTGTTTGCCCTATCAACTATAACTAAAGCAACCTCTAATTTCTCAGCTGAGAACAAGCTTGGAGAAGGTGGATTTGGATCTGTTTACAAG GGGATCCTGGAGGGAGGACAAGAAATAGCTATAAAGAGGCTCTCAAAGTCTTCCTCGCAAGGAGTTAATGAGTTCAAGAATGAAGTTATTTGCATTGCCAAACTTCAGCATCGAAATCTTGTGAAGCTTATAGGTTGCTGCGTTGGAGGAGAAGAAAAAATGCTGGTCTATGAATTCATGCCCAACAGAAGTCTAGATTTCTTCATATTTG ATGAAAAGAAGAGCACGATACTCAACTGGCCTAAGCGCTTCAACATCATCAATGGAATTGCTAGAGGACTTCTGTATCTCCATCAAGATTCTCGGCTAAGAATTATCCACAGAGATCTTAAAGCTAGTAACATTCTGCTAGATACTGACATGAATCCCAAGATATCAGATTTTGGCATAGCTAGAACTGTGATAGGGAATGAGACTAGTGCTAATACACACCATGTGGTTGGGACACA TGGCTACATGTCCCCAGAGTATGTGGTCGATGGTGTTTTCTCAATTAAATCAGATGTATTTAGCTTTGGTGTGTTAGTGCTAGAGATAATCAGTGGCAGGAGGAACAGAGGATTTTCCCATGGAAGTCGCAATATCAACCTTCTCGGACAT GCGTGGAGACTTTACAAAGAAGGTAGAACATTGGAGCTAATTGATGTGCATCTAACAGATTCGTGTTATTTTTCTGAATTGCTACGGTTAATTCATGTCGCTCTGTTATGTGTACAACAACGTCCAGAAGACAGACCAGACATGTCTGCAGTTGTTATGATATTGGCTAATGACGCCGTTTTGCCTCAAGCTAAGGAACCTGGTTTTTTCACAGGAAGCAAATTTACTGATTCTGATTATTCTTCAACCAAATATACAACAAATGAAGTTACCATCACACAGTTAGATCCCCGGTAA